Proteins from a genomic interval of Channa argus isolate prfri chromosome 11, Channa argus male v1.0, whole genome shotgun sequence:
- the usp30 gene encoding ubiquitin carboxyl-terminal hydrolase 30 isoform X1, with product MLWCRPESSDKLVGEFLGTGPIVRNKMIKNWGVIGGIAAAIAAGVYVLWGPITERKKRKRGMVPGLLNLGNTCFLNSLLQGLAACPSFIGWLEKFSGSPMIQSCKDNQLSTTLLQLLKALSSDEPGEEDVLDAGSLLDVLRLYRWHISSFEEQDAHELFHVLTSSLEEERDRQPKVTHLFDMQSLENLPDQDEKNMTCRSRAPLHPIPSPWKFHHPFHGRLTSNMSCKRCEQQSPVRYDSFESLSLSIPLLQWGRPISLDQCLQHFISSETIKEVECENCTKLQHGTKIFGQALESQRTTFVKQLKLGKLPQCLCIHLQRLTWSSEGTPIKRQEHVQFTEYLSMDRYKHNASTQKSQRARCAPKPTKAENPDNVVEKPVANGIDAEYHNNNKHLTNGTCSSVYLHSPGVNSQLSLTYDHSSTEYLFQLMAVLVHHGDMHSGHFVTYRRSPSSPRSSTYFSSQWLWVSDDLVRKASMHEVLSSNAYMLFYERVRRQNPALCLEE from the exons ATGTTGTGGTGCCGACCAGAAAGCTCTGATAAGCTTGTTGGCGAGTTCCTTGGCACTGGGCCCATTGTCAG aaACAAGATGATAAAAAATTGGGGTGTCATTGGTGGGATAGCTGCTGCAATTGCAGCTGGAGTATATGTTTTGTGGGGCCCaataacagagagaaagaagagaaagagag GTATGGTTCCAGGCCTGTTAAACTTAGGCAATACCTGCTTCTTAAACTCTTTGCTTCAGGGTTTGGCAGCATGTCCGTCCTTTATTGGGTGGCTGGAGAAGTTTTCAGGTTCACCTATGATTCAGTCATGCAAAGACAACCAGCTCTCCACAACGCTGCTTCAGCTTCTCAAAG CTCTGTCCAGTGATGAGCCTGGAGAGGAAGATGTACTTGATGCTGGATCCCTCCTGGATGTACTCAGGCTGTATCGGTGGCACATCAGTTCATTTGAAGAGCAG GATGCACATGAACTTTTTCATGTTCTTACATCTTCTCTGGAGGAGGAGCGTGATCGTCAACCCAAAGTCACTCACTTGTTTGACATGCAGTCCCTTGAG aATCTCCCTGATCAAGATGAGAAAAATATGACCTGCAGAAGTCGAg CTCCTCTGCATCCAATTCCAAGTCCTTGGAAGTTTCACCATCCTTTTCATGGTCGTTTAACTAGTAACATGTCATGCAAGCGCTGTGAACAACAA AGTCCAGTGCGGTAtgactcatttgagagcctttcTCTGTCCATCCCATTACTTCAGTGG GGTCGACCTATCTCTTTAGATCAGTGTCTTCAGCATTTCATCTCCTCAGAAACCATCAAAGAAGTGGAGTGTGAAAACTGCACCAAG CTTCAACATGGGACCAAAATCTTTGGGCAAGCTCTGGAAAGCCAGAGAACAACATTTGTGAAACAGTTAAAACTGGGAAAG CTCCCCCAGTGCCTCTGCATCCATTTACAGCGACTCACATGGTCCAGTGAAGGAACCCCCATCAAAAGACAGGAGCATGTACAATTCACTGAGTATCTGTCAATGGACCGCTACAAACACAACGCTTCCACACAGAAGAGCCAGCGGGCCAGGTGTGCTCCAAAGCCCACAAAGGCAGAAAATCCCGACAATGTTGTGGAGAAGCCCGTTGCAAATGGCATTG ATGCAGAGTatcataacaacaacaaacatttaacaaatggaACCTGTTCATCTGTATATCTTCACTCTCCTGGTGTGAACTCCCAGCTCAGCCTCACATATGACCACAG TTCTACAGAGTACCTTTTCCAGCTCATGGCTGTGCTGGTTCACCATGGTGACATGCACTCAGGACATTTTGTGACATACCGCCGCAGCCCCTCCTCACCTCGCAGCTCTACATACTTCAGCTCCCAGTGGCTATGGGTGTCAGACGACTTAGTACGAAAAGCCAGCATGCATGAGGTGCTGTCTTCCAATGCTTACATGCTCTTCTACGAGAGAGTCCGAAGACAGAACCCTGCTCTGTGCTTGGAGGAGTAA
- the usp30 gene encoding ubiquitin carboxyl-terminal hydrolase 30 isoform X2, with protein MIKNWGVIGGIAAAIAAGVYVLWGPITERKKRKRGMVPGLLNLGNTCFLNSLLQGLAACPSFIGWLEKFSGSPMIQSCKDNQLSTTLLQLLKALSSDEPGEEDVLDAGSLLDVLRLYRWHISSFEEQDAHELFHVLTSSLEEERDRQPKVTHLFDMQSLENLPDQDEKNMTCRSRAPLHPIPSPWKFHHPFHGRLTSNMSCKRCEQQSPVRYDSFESLSLSIPLLQWGRPISLDQCLQHFISSETIKEVECENCTKLQHGTKIFGQALESQRTTFVKQLKLGKLPQCLCIHLQRLTWSSEGTPIKRQEHVQFTEYLSMDRYKHNASTQKSQRARCAPKPTKAENPDNVVEKPVANGIDAEYHNNNKHLTNGTCSSVYLHSPGVNSQLSLTYDHSSTEYLFQLMAVLVHHGDMHSGHFVTYRRSPSSPRSSTYFSSQWLWVSDDLVRKASMHEVLSSNAYMLFYERVRRQNPALCLEE; from the exons ATGATAAAAAATTGGGGTGTCATTGGTGGGATAGCTGCTGCAATTGCAGCTGGAGTATATGTTTTGTGGGGCCCaataacagagagaaagaagagaaagagag GTATGGTTCCAGGCCTGTTAAACTTAGGCAATACCTGCTTCTTAAACTCTTTGCTTCAGGGTTTGGCAGCATGTCCGTCCTTTATTGGGTGGCTGGAGAAGTTTTCAGGTTCACCTATGATTCAGTCATGCAAAGACAACCAGCTCTCCACAACGCTGCTTCAGCTTCTCAAAG CTCTGTCCAGTGATGAGCCTGGAGAGGAAGATGTACTTGATGCTGGATCCCTCCTGGATGTACTCAGGCTGTATCGGTGGCACATCAGTTCATTTGAAGAGCAG GATGCACATGAACTTTTTCATGTTCTTACATCTTCTCTGGAGGAGGAGCGTGATCGTCAACCCAAAGTCACTCACTTGTTTGACATGCAGTCCCTTGAG aATCTCCCTGATCAAGATGAGAAAAATATGACCTGCAGAAGTCGAg CTCCTCTGCATCCAATTCCAAGTCCTTGGAAGTTTCACCATCCTTTTCATGGTCGTTTAACTAGTAACATGTCATGCAAGCGCTGTGAACAACAA AGTCCAGTGCGGTAtgactcatttgagagcctttcTCTGTCCATCCCATTACTTCAGTGG GGTCGACCTATCTCTTTAGATCAGTGTCTTCAGCATTTCATCTCCTCAGAAACCATCAAAGAAGTGGAGTGTGAAAACTGCACCAAG CTTCAACATGGGACCAAAATCTTTGGGCAAGCTCTGGAAAGCCAGAGAACAACATTTGTGAAACAGTTAAAACTGGGAAAG CTCCCCCAGTGCCTCTGCATCCATTTACAGCGACTCACATGGTCCAGTGAAGGAACCCCCATCAAAAGACAGGAGCATGTACAATTCACTGAGTATCTGTCAATGGACCGCTACAAACACAACGCTTCCACACAGAAGAGCCAGCGGGCCAGGTGTGCTCCAAAGCCCACAAAGGCAGAAAATCCCGACAATGTTGTGGAGAAGCCCGTTGCAAATGGCATTG ATGCAGAGTatcataacaacaacaaacatttaacaaatggaACCTGTTCATCTGTATATCTTCACTCTCCTGGTGTGAACTCCCAGCTCAGCCTCACATATGACCACAG TTCTACAGAGTACCTTTTCCAGCTCATGGCTGTGCTGGTTCACCATGGTGACATGCACTCAGGACATTTTGTGACATACCGCCGCAGCCCCTCCTCACCTCGCAGCTCTACATACTTCAGCTCCCAGTGGCTATGGGTGTCAGACGACTTAGTACGAAAAGCCAGCATGCATGAGGTGCTGTCTTCCAATGCTTACATGCTCTTCTACGAGAGAGTCCGAAGACAGAACCCTGCTCTGTGCTTGGAGGAGTAA
- the alkbh2 gene encoding DNA oxidative demethylase ALKBH2: METYVIQGQSNHSWDNDTLNRSQSEKSKLEKDVRVKEEEDADDEYTAVAEFAHPVPWQKIEAEGLDVDYALLFSKEEADYLFKKLEDEVMYSTGEEAKVKVFGKVYNIPRKQATYGDAALTYTYSGVTRSACMWTPTLEYIRDAVTKTTGHTFNFVLINRYKDGQDHMGEHRDDEKELDPLCPIASVSLGAARDFIFRHRDTRAKQNFRHIEPVKMELGHGSLLLMNQPTNTFWYHSLPVRKKVLLPRINLTFRRILQDNKKRNKQSKKCL; encoded by the exons ATGGAAACTTATGTTATTCAGGGACAGAGTAACCACTCCTGGGACAATGATACACTAAACAGAAGTCAATCGGAGAAAAGCAAACTGGAGAAGGATGTGAGGgtaaaggaagaggaggatgcagATGATGAATATACAGCTGTAGCAGAATTTGCTCATCCTGTTCCATGGCAAAAAATAGAGGCAGAAGGACTGGATGTTGATTATGCTTTACTCTTCTCTAAAGAGGAAGCAGACTACCTTTTCAAAAAACTGGAGGATGAGGTGATGTATTCAACAG GAGAAGAAGCAAAAGTCAAAGTTTTTGGAAAAGTGTACAATATACCAAGGAAGCAGGCAACATACGGAGACGCTGCTCTGACTTATACTTATTCTGGGGTGACGCGCTCAGCCTGCATGTGGACTCCAACCTTGGAATACATTCGTGATGCtgttacaaaaacaacaggACACACATTTAACTTTGTCTTGATCAATAG GTACAAAGATGGGCAGGATCACATGGGTGAGCATCGGGATGATGAGAAGGAGCTAGATCCCCTCTGTCCCATCGCATCGGTCTCTCTAGGAGCTGCGCGAGATTTCATCTTCAGACACAGAGATACTCGGGCAAAACAGAACTTCAGACACATTGAGCCTGTGAAGATGGAGCTCGGTCATGGAAGCCTGCTCCTTATGAACCAACCAACCAACACTTTCTGGTACCACAGCCTTCCTGTACGTAAAAAGGTCCTCTTACCGCGAATTAACCTCACTTTTAGACGCATCCTACAGGATAATAAGAAGAGGAATAAACAGAGCAAGAAGTGTTTGTGA
- the unga gene encoding uracil DNA glycosylase a isoform X2: MIGQKTIHSFFSPVSKKRISKELNESEEAVQDSKKLKSSAVELAPSTPPSCPLSPEQLERIARNKKAALERLSAAVTPPGFGESWRKGLSAEFGKPYFKQLMNFVSEERKRHTVYPPAQHVFTWTQMCDIQDVKVVILGQDPYHGPNQAHGLCFSVKRPVPPPPSLENMYKELMSDIESFQHPGHGDLTGWAKQGVLLLNAVLTVREHQANSHKDKGWETFTDAVVQWLSNNLEGLVFMLWGSYAQKKGAAINRTRHHVLQAVHPSPLSAHRGFFGCRHFSKANELLNKSGKSPINWKAL, encoded by the exons ATGATCGGACAAAAaactattcattcatttttttcgcCAGTGTCGAAAAAGAGGATTTCAAAGGAGTTAAATGAATCTGAGGAGGCGGTGCAAGACTCG AAGAAGCTGAAGTCCTCAGCGGTGGAGCTCGCGCCGTCCACACCGCCTTCATGTCCTCTTTCCCCGGAGCAACTGGAGAGGATCGCCCGCAACAAGAAAGCGGCGCTGGAGAGACTCTCTGCCGCCGTAACGCCTCCAGGGTTTGGAGAGAGCTGGAGAAAAGGACTCTCGGCTGAGTTTGGAAAACCCTATTTCAAACAA TTGATGAATTTCGTTTCGGAAGAGAGGAAACGCCACACAGTGTACCCACCTGCTCAACACGTCTTCACCTGGACACAGATGTGTGATATCCAAGAT GTCAAGGTGGTGATCCTTGGCCAGGATCCATATCATGGTCCTAACCAGGCCCATGGTTTGTGCTTTAGTGTTAAAAGACCAGTGCCTCCTCCACCCAG TTTGGAAAACATGTACAAGGAACTGATGTCGGACATTGAATCCTTTCAGCACCCTGGACATGGAGATCTGACAGGATGGGCCAAACAAG GTGTGTTGTTGCTCAATGCTGTGTTGACTGTCCGAGAACACCAGGCCAACTCCCACAAAGACAAAGGCTGGGAGACCTTCACTGATGCTGTGGTACAGTGGCTCAGCAACAACCTAGAAGGGCTTGTCTTCATGTTATGGGGGTCATATGCTCAGAAGAAAGGAGCTGCTATTAACAGG ACCCGCCACCATGTGCTGCAGGCTGTGCATCCCTCTCCCCTGTCTGCTCATCGCGGATTCTTTGGGTGCAGGCATTTCTCAAAAGCTAACGAGCTGCTGAACAAATCTGGAAAGTCTCCCATAAACTGGAAGGCACTTTAA
- the unga gene encoding uracil DNA glycosylase a isoform X1 yields the protein MFTQTCQRLLKLIPPPASRFSPALYYAQYTKTVQKKLKSSAVELAPSTPPSCPLSPEQLERIARNKKAALERLSAAVTPPGFGESWRKGLSAEFGKPYFKQLMNFVSEERKRHTVYPPAQHVFTWTQMCDIQDVKVVILGQDPYHGPNQAHGLCFSVKRPVPPPPSLENMYKELMSDIESFQHPGHGDLTGWAKQGVLLLNAVLTVREHQANSHKDKGWETFTDAVVQWLSNNLEGLVFMLWGSYAQKKGAAINRTRHHVLQAVHPSPLSAHRGFFGCRHFSKANELLNKSGKSPINWKAL from the exons atgtttacacaaacatgtcaACGGCTCCTGAAGTTAATTCCGCCTCCAGCTTCACGTTTCTCACCTGCTCTGTATTATGCTCAATACACTAAAACTGTGCAGAAGAAGCTGAAGTCCTCAGCGGTGGAGCTCGCGCCGTCCACACCGCCTTCATGTCCTCTTTCCCCGGAGCAACTGGAGAGGATCGCCCGCAACAAGAAAGCGGCGCTGGAGAGACTCTCTGCCGCCGTAACGCCTCCAGGGTTTGGAGAGAGCTGGAGAAAAGGACTCTCGGCTGAGTTTGGAAAACCCTATTTCAAACAA TTGATGAATTTCGTTTCGGAAGAGAGGAAACGCCACACAGTGTACCCACCTGCTCAACACGTCTTCACCTGGACACAGATGTGTGATATCCAAGAT GTCAAGGTGGTGATCCTTGGCCAGGATCCATATCATGGTCCTAACCAGGCCCATGGTTTGTGCTTTAGTGTTAAAAGACCAGTGCCTCCTCCACCCAG TTTGGAAAACATGTACAAGGAACTGATGTCGGACATTGAATCCTTTCAGCACCCTGGACATGGAGATCTGACAGGATGGGCCAAACAAG GTGTGTTGTTGCTCAATGCTGTGTTGACTGTCCGAGAACACCAGGCCAACTCCCACAAAGACAAAGGCTGGGAGACCTTCACTGATGCTGTGGTACAGTGGCTCAGCAACAACCTAGAAGGGCTTGTCTTCATGTTATGGGGGTCATATGCTCAGAAGAAAGGAGCTGCTATTAACAGG ACCCGCCACCATGTGCTGCAGGCTGTGCATCCCTCTCCCCTGTCTGCTCATCGCGGATTCTTTGGGTGCAGGCATTTCTCAAAAGCTAACGAGCTGCTGAACAAATCTGGAAAGTCTCCCATAAACTGGAAGGCACTTTAA
- the pxmp2 gene encoding peroxisomal membrane protein 2 — protein sequence MPVQSVPVRDASIHFRLLQQYLFLLKKYPILTKSITSGILSALGNILSQILETRKKARNGGPVNDIDTPGAIRYAIYGLFITGPVSHYFYQLMEVWMPTTDPYCIVKRLLLDRLIFAPGFLLLFYFVMNIMEAKGWEDFENKMRKSYWTALKMNWKVWTPFQFINVNFVPVQFRVLFANFIALFWYAYLASVRK from the exons ATGCCTGTTCAGAGTGTGCCCGTCCGGGATGCGTCCATACATTTCCGTTTACTACAGCAGTATTTGTTTCTCCTGAAGAAGTATCCCATACTTACAAAATCTATAACGAG TGGGATCCTCTCAGCTTTAGGAAATATTCTGTCCCAGATTTTGGAGACCAGAAAAAAAGCCAGAAATGGAGGCCCCGTCAATGACATTGACACGCCAGGAGCTATACGTTATGCCATTTATGG GTTGTTTATTACAGGACCTGTTAGCCATTATTTTTACCAGCTGATGGAGGTATGGATGCCCACCACAGATCCATACTGTATAGTCAAACGTCTCCTACTGGATCGGCTTATTTTTGCCCCCGGCTTTCTGCTCCTTTTCTACTTTGTTATGAACATCATGGAG GCTAAAGGGTGGGAAGACTTTGAAAACAAGATGAGAAAAAGTTATTGGACTGCTTTGAAGATGAATTGGAAAGTTTGGACTCCCTTCCAGTTCATCAATGTCAACTTTGTTCCTGTTCAG TTCCGGGTGCTGTTTGCCAATTTTATCGCCTTGTTTTGGTATGCCTACCTTGCATCTGTGAGGAAATGA
- the isg15 gene encoding ubiquitin-like protein ISG15: MDITIKMLNGTVHTLTVYPEDTVGELKNLIYSQLGEPPHKQKLVFVNGQRIDLSDDSRTVGSYGLQSGSTVSLLVTQPANFQVFLKNDKGRTNAYETTPEETVQSFKARVEQREKVPVSQQRLVYQGREMRDGKLSDYQVEAYSTIDLCLRLRGG; this comes from the coding sequence ATGGATATTACCATCAAGATGCTGAATGGGACAGTCCATACGCTGACTGTATATCCAGAAGACACAGTGGGCGAACTGAAAAATCTCATTTACTCCCAACTTGGAGAACCCCCTCACAAGCAGAAACTAGTCTTTGTAAACGGCCAGAGGATAGACCTGAGCGACGACTCGCGGACGGTCGGATCCTACGGACTACAGTCCGGCTCCACGGTGTCTCTACTGGTGACCCAGCCCGCTAATTTTCAAGTGTTCCTCAAAAACGACAAAGGGAGGACAAACGCCTACGAGACAACTCCTGAGGAGACTGTGCAGAGCTTCAAGGCCAGGGTCGAGCAAAGAGAGAAGGTCCCGGTGAGCCAGCAGAGGCTCGTTTACCAAGGTCGGGAGATGAGGGACGGCAAACTGTCCGACTACCAGGTCGAAGCTTACAGTACCATCGACCTGTGTCTCCGTCTGAGAGGAGGCTGA
- the gatc gene encoding glutamyl-tRNA(Gln) amidotransferase subunit C, mitochondrial: MTAFSLCAARTCCGVFQTVTRPWSIPLPNDLYSRTKRERSTTRRNNCLQSPITHLRRPFASQPHNSKVPEVATWQPVPEDQLPMAAQITADLVDKLERLALVDFRTQQGLTCLEKAIQFADQLHVVDVSGVEPMDSVLEDRALYLRDDSVKEGDCAEELLQLSKNTVEEYFVAPPGNIPLPKREERAAILKHSEL; this comes from the exons ATGACAGCCTTTAGCCTGTGTGCTGCACGCACGTGCTGTGGCGTGTTTCAGACAGTCACTCGCCCTTGGTCCATCCCGTTACCAAACGATTTATACTCCAGAACAAAAAGGGAAAGATCCACCACAAGGAGAAACAACTGCCTGCAGAGTCCCATCACACATCTAAGACGTCCCTTCGCCTCTCAGCCACATAACTCCAAG GTACCAGAGGTTGCAACATGGCAACCAGTACCAGAGGACCAACTTCCTATG GCTGCCCAAATAACTGCTGACCTAGTGGACAAACTTGAGCGCTTGGCACTGGTTGATTTCCGCACCCAGCAGGGACTGACCTGTTTGGAGAAAGCTATCCAATTTGCAGATCAGCTTCATGTTGTTGACGTATCAGGAGTTGAACCAATGGATTCAGTTCTAGAGGACAG GGCATTATACCTGAGAGACGACTCTGTGAAGGAAGGGGACTGTGCTGAAGAACTGCTGCAGCTCTCCAAAAACACAGTTGAAGAATATTTTGTAGCACCACCAG GAAATATTCCTCTAccaaagagggaggagagggctGCCATCCTCAAACACTCCGAGCTCTGA